The following nucleotide sequence is from Zea mays cultivar B73 chromosome 1, Zm-B73-REFERENCE-NAM-5.0, whole genome shotgun sequence.
caccggacagtccggtgcttccttccgaccgttggccagaccacgtgtcgcgcgcagattccgcgaccgaccattggctcggccgaccgttggctcaccggacagtccggtgcacaccggacagtccggtgaattttagccgtacgccgtcggcaaattcccgagagcggcgtctttaggtcgaggcagcctggcgcaccggacactgtccggtgcaccaccggacagtccggtgccccagaccgaaacagcctgttggctgtacacagccaacaatctccttttcttcttctctctgtttctaacacttagataaatatattagtacacaaaccaatgtactaagacttagaaacatacctttgctcttgatttgcactttgttcatccattgcataaattcacattttaagcgcttgagttggcactcaatcaccaaaatacttagaaatggcccaagggcacatttccctttcacttaccacacttgtagcaaaccttcttggaacgggatttgtaatccttccccttccgttgcttgaggatttggcaaaagcttttgatgattaaagccatctcctcattgtcgagcttggaggcgtcaattggttgtctactcggtgtagactcctccttcttctcctccgtcgccttaaatgccaccggttgtgcttcggacgtggagggttcatcaagctcgttgatcttcttggagcccttgatcatacattcaaagctcacaaaattcccgataacttcctcgggggtcatttgagtatatctaggattaccacgaattaattgaacttgagtggggttaaggaaaatgagtgatctaagaataaccttaaccacctcatggtcatcccacttcttgctcctgaggttgcgcacttggttcacgaaagtattgagccggttgtacatgtcttgtggctcttccccttggcgaagtcgaaagcgaccgagctccccctcaatcgtttcccgcttggtgatctttgttagttcatcaccctcgtgcgcggtcttgaggaggtcccaaatttcctttgcattcttcaacccttgcaccttgttgtattcctctctatttagagaggccaagagtatggttttggcttgggagttgaagtgctcgatttgggccacctcgtcctcatcataatcctcatcccctacggatggtacctgtgctccaaactcaacaacattccatatacttttgtggagtgaggttagatgaaatttcattaaatcactccacctagcataatcttcaccgtcaaaggttggcggtttgcctaatggaacggaaagtaatggagtatgtctagatgtacgaggatagtgtaaggggatcttactaaacttcttacgctcttggcgtttagaagttacggagggcgcatcggagccggaggtcgatgttgatgaagtgtcggtctcgtagtagaccactttcctcatcctcttgtgcttgtccccactccgatgtggcttgtgagaggaagatctctccttcttctctttgtggtgagaagaagatttcttctccttccctttgttggaggagctcttcttctccttcctcttggtgcgggactcttccgatgaagtgctcccgtggcttgtagtgggcttttcgccggtctccatctccttcttggcgtgatctcccgacatcacttcgagcggttagactctaatgaagcaccgggctctgataccaattgaaagtcgcctagagggggggtgaatagggcaaaactgaaattctcaaaaataatcacaaatacaagccgggttagcgttagaaatataatcgagtccgcgagagagggcgcaaaacaaatcgcaagcgaataatgaagtgagacacgtggatttgttttaccgaggttcggttctctcaaacctactccccgttgaggaggccacaaaggccgggtctctttcaacccttccctctctcaaacggtcccttggaccgagtgagcttctcttctcaaatcacttgggaatcaaacttctcgcaagggtcaccacacgattggtgcctcttgcctcaattacaagtgagtgttcaatcacaagaaagaatgcgaaagaaaagaagcgatccaagcgcaagagctcaaatgaacactacaaatcactctctctaatcactaatgctttgtgtggagttgggagaggatttgatctcttttggtgtgctttgcaatgaatgctagctcttgtatagtggttggaagctggaaaacttggatgcaatgaatggtggggtggttggggtatttatagcctcaaccaccaaacttgaccgttggtggaggctgtctgtcgatggcgcaccggacagtctggtgcacaccggacatgtccggtgccccagccacgtcatcaatgccgttggattccgaccgttggagttctgacttctgggcccgcctggatgtccggtggcgcaccagacatatactgttgagtgtccggtgcgccagtatgggcacgcctgacttctgcgcgcgcagcgcgcgcatttaatgcgtcgcaggtagccgttggcgccgaaatagccgttgctccggagttgcaccggacaatccggtgtacaccggacatgtccggtgaattatagcggagcagccgttctgatttcccgaggctggcgagttcctgaggcagaTCTTCagaggagcaccggacactgtccggtgtacaccggacagtccggtgaattatagcgcgagtgcctctggaaattcccgaaggtggtgagttagagttggagtcctctggtgcaccggacactgtccggtggtgcacaggacattgtccggtgtgcaccggacagtccggtgcccccagaccagaggtgccttcggttgtccctttgctcctttgtcgaatccaatatttgatctttttattggcttagtgtgaaccttttacacctgtataacttatatactagagcaaactagttagtccaattatttgtgttgggcatttcaaccaccaaaactatttaggaactaggtgtaagcctaattccctttcagattgcttcttttctttctcatactTTCTTGCAATAAACTCaactgtaaccgaggcaagagacaccaattgtgtggtggtccttgcggggactttgtgtcctgtttgattgagaagagaagctcacacggtccaagtgaccgtttgagagagggaaagggttgaaagagacccggtctttgtgaccacctcaatggggagtaggtttgcaagaaaagaacctcggtaaaacaaatccttgtgtctcactctttatttgcttgcgatttgtttttcaccctctctctctcggactcgttcgtatttctaacgctaacccgacttgtagttgtgcttaagtttataaatttcagatttgccctattcacctcccctctaggcgactttcaagtgaTTTCCACGAGCGATGGTGAGGAACACGAGCGAaagttgacgtaaacagggttctcgcacgagatggcaaaagctctgttaatctagcctctcaagggcactgtgcgggggtatttataggtatctgagtgcccagcgtcctgtgttaaggacacatgtgccctcagacatctaggttatccccggaatattcccataaagcggggttacataccgtaattacagggatgtctttacaaattaggcctgtaacgcgcagcggccacgcagggcctgttacaatgggccggatcacacgtgggcctccatgctggacgaggtcgcaatgatgagacgacctcgtcacaggtcttcgtccgatgatgtgtgggacgaagggtgagcctgcctgTTGTCTTTTCTCCGTTGGTCCGACGATTAcgtcgaaggcatcgagcgaagggtggcgtcttcgccttcgccccaacaacgtACATGAAGCACTTCTCAGAAATCTGATTCGTCGGCACCCTTGTGGGTCGTCAAATCACCGGTGATGGTTCGAGGCATCGCTCTCCCTTGATATGTTACACGGCAGACGAAGGTACGACATGACAGAGAAGCGACGACGCAGAGAGatgagaaaaagaagatgagtcgGTTGTTGTTCCTGTGTCCTCAGACTGAAGGACGTCCCCTTTTATAGAAGGGGTCGCAACAAACTTCTTGATTCGATCGGCTAAATTACAGGAACCGCCTCCTCGAGTATCTCTACGTGCAACCGCTCGGAGATCTCACACGTAACATGCATGCCCATTACTCTCAGCTGACGTGATAGTCTAGGTGTAGTATTCGATAACCAAAACAAAAGGCAAAAAATAAACCACCATTTAGAACATCGTCGTAAGTCACAAGTCACGCGATAAAAAACATGAAACGCGAGTGAGTGTGTGGCAACGTCCATAGCACTTTATTTGTCTCATGTGAGGAGTAGACTTGAGGATGGGCCACCCGACTCGACCGAAAAAACCTCGACCCGACCCGACCAATGTGACAGGTAGGTACGGGCCATAGTTTTTGACCCACAACAATTCACATGCGGAGTACATGCCATGATTTTTTACCCAAAACCCGACCCAACTCGAAAAACCTGACCCAAAGCCAAAAAACCCGAACCGACACGTCCAATGGGGAGGTACGGGCCAACCCGACCCGACATTACACACGACAGGATATGGGCTGTGCTAAATAATCCACAACCCAACCTTGACCTGACATCGAACCCGACCCGACATTTGAACAGGTCTAGTGAAAAGTAGTGAACACTCTCACATATAAGGCTTTGTTCGGTTATTTCCGTTACCTATGGATTGGATGTGATTGGAAAAAAAATAAGAAGTTTGACTTGCATGGGATTTAAACTCACTCAATTCTACTCAATCCACATGAAttaagagctaaccgaacaaaccATAAGTTGGTTCGCTCATTCTTAGATAAGCAATATGAGACTAAATCCCTATGCCCACTCTTACACTACTTTGGCTTTCTTATTTGAATTTAGGCATAATAGTTGGCCTAATTCCAACACAATGGAGCTACGACCAGATCATAACAAAAAAGTCTGTTAGTTTGGCTTTAATCTATACTTGCTTATATTGCTTCTAtaatacttttattatctgtatAAATTACAACTGCACCAGAAAAAAGAGAAACTGCTCCAGATGTGCAACCTGAATACAGTCACGGCGTTCAAGTTGGTCGCAGCATTTCATTTCACTGCCGAACGGGCCCACCAACCAACACATCATTCAGTAGGCAGCAGCAGCACCAACCCCCGATTCTGACACCTCCTCTTCCCAACAACTCCCTTCCTATAGATCTCGCCGCCCCCTTTCTCCCCATTTCCGCACCACGCCCAGTCGCCCACGCAGCCGGCCCAAGCCCAAAAACCTTTCTCCATCCTCTACTCTCATCCCCACGatggccgccgccgccaccacgcCGCACTCCCTCCTCCTCCAGCGCGCCGCGATCCCGGCCGCGCCGTCGAGGGCGTCCGCCGCCGCCTCTCCCGTCCGCCTCCCGGTCCGCGCCGCCAGGATCTCgtgcgcggcggtggcggcgccgTCCCCGGCCGCAGCCGCCGCGGCGGACGAGGTGGAGCGCGGCGTCTACAACTTCGCGGCGGGTCCCGCGACGCTCCCTCTCTCCGTGCTCAAGCGGGCGCAGGCGGAGCTGGTGGACTACCACGGCTCCGGGATGAGCATCATGGAGATGAGCCACCGCGGGAAGGAGTTCGACGCCGCCATCAAGAAGGCCGAGTCCGACCTGCGCGCGCTCCTCGCGGTGCCCGACACCCACGCCGTGCTCTTCCTCCAGGGCGGCGCCACCACGCAGTTCGCCGCCGTCCCGCTCAACCTCTGCACGGGGCCCTCCGACCCGGCCGACTTCGTCGTGTCCGGATCCTGGAGCGACAAGGCCTTCAAGGAGGCCAAGAAGTTCTCCGCCGCCTCCGTCGCCTGGTCGGGTAAAGACGGCAAGTACACGGCCCTCCCGCCGTTCGACGCCATCGCCCAGAACCCCGAGGCCAGGTTCCTCCACATCTGCTCCAACGAGACCATCCACGGCGTCGAGTTCAAGGACTACCCGGAGCCCCGCAACAGGTCGGGCATCCTCGTCGCCGACATGTCCTCCAACTTCTGCTCCAAGCCCGTCGACGTCTCCCGCTTCGGCGTCATCTACGCCGGCGCACAGAAGAACGTCGGGCCCTCCGGCGTCaccatcgccatcgtgcgcaaggACCTCATCGGCGCCGCTCAGCCCATCACGCCCGTCATGCTCGACTTCAAGACGCACGCCGACAACGCCTCCCTCTACAACACCCCGCCCTGCTTCGCCATCTACGTCTGCGGTCTCGTCTTCGAGGACCTGCTCGCGCAGGGCGGCCTCGCCGAGGTCGAGAAGAAGAACGCGCGCAAGGCCGGCGCCCTCTACGACACCATCGATGCCAGCGGAGGGTACTACGTCTGCCCCGTCGACAAGTCCGTGCGCTCGCACATGAACGTGCCCTTCACCCTGGCCAAGGGCCCGGACTTCGAGAAGCAGTTCATCGCCGAGGCGGCCAAGGAGGGCATGGTG
It contains:
- the LOC100284817 gene encoding phosphoserine aminotransferase 1, which encodes MAAAATTPHSLLLQRAAIPAAPSRASAAASPVRLPVRAARISCAAVAAPSPAAAAAADEVERGVYNFAAGPATLPLSVLKRAQAELVDYHGSGMSIMEMSHRGKEFDAAIKKAESDLRALLAVPDTHAVLFLQGGATTQFAAVPLNLCTGPSDPADFVVSGSWSDKAFKEAKKFSAASVAWSGKDGKYTALPPFDAIAQNPEARFLHICSNETIHGVEFKDYPEPRNRSGILVADMSSNFCSKPVDVSRFGVIYAGAQKNVGPSGVTIAIVRKDLIGAAQPITPVMLDFKTHADNASLYNTPPCFAIYVCGLVFEDLLAQGGLAEVEKKNARKAGALYDTIDASGGYYVCPVDKSVRSHMNVPFTLAKGPDFEKQFIAEAAKEGMVQLKGHRSVGGVRASIYNAMPLAGVEKLVAFMKDFQARNP